Proteins from a genomic interval of Diospyros lotus cultivar Yz01 chromosome 6, ASM1463336v1, whole genome shotgun sequence:
- the LOC127803807 gene encoding patatin-like protein 2: MERRMKVSPPNCHGNLITILSIDGGGVRGIIPGVILANLESQLQDLDGTDARLVDYFDVIAGTSTGGLITAMLTAPNSDDNRRPLYAAKDIVPFYLENCPKIFPQTKGPFAWIVKIYKALTGPKYNGKYLHKLIRDILGDKRLHQTLTNVVIPTFDIKNLQRTIFSSFQVSCKPVLDVPLSDICISTSAAPTYLPSHYFKNHDEKGNEKEFNLIDGGVAANNPALVAISEVTKEIFRENPEFFPINPTDYGRFLVISIGTGSAKTNHDYQAQRAARWGILNWLSDNGSTPLVDVFNLASADMVDFHLSVVFEALHSERNYLRIQDDTLSGTLAAVDVSTEENLKNLIEVGRGLLKKPVSRMNMETGQFEPVQNGNTNEEALKMLAKMLSDEMNLRRSKYYGTEGSTE, from the exons ATggaaagaagaatgaaagtgTCGCCCCCGAATTGTCATGGGAATCTCATCACAATTCTTAGCATTGATGGAGGAGGAGTTAGAGGCATAATCCCTGGGGTTATCCTCGCTAACCTAGAGTCTCAACttcag GACCTGGATGGGACGGATGCTAGGCTCGTAGATTACTTCGATGTAATTGCAGGAACGAGCACCGGCGGTCTAATCACTGCCATGCTAACAGCACCAAATAGCGACGACAATCGGCGCCCTTTATATGCTGCGAAAGATATAGTTCCTTTTTATCTCGAGAACTGTCCAAAAATTTTCCCGCAAacaaa AGGGCCTTTTGCTTGGATAGTGAAAATATATAAAGCTTTAACAGGACCCAAGTACAATGGCAAGTATCTCCACAAGCTGATACGTGATATACTGGGGGACAAAAGGTTGCACCAAACCCTAACTAACGTTGTTATTCCGACTTTCGACATCAAGAATTTGCAGCGAACGATCTTCAGCTCATTTCAG GTGTCATGCAAACCAGTACTTGATGTTCCACTTTCAGATATATGCATAAGCACATCGGCAGCTCCTACTTATCTTCCttctcattattttaaaaaccatGACGAGAAAGGGAATGAGAAAGAATTCAACCTCATTGACGGTGGTGTTGCCGCTAATAATCcg GCTTTGGTTGCCATTAGTGAAGTGACAAAAGAAATATTCAGGGAGAACCCAGAGTTCTTTCCGATCAACCCCACGGATTATGGCCGGTTTCTTGTAATTTCAATAGGGACAGGATCGGCGAAGACAAACCATGACTACCAAGCACAACGGGCTGCCAGATGGGGGATTCTGAATTGGTTATCTGATAATGGTTCTACTCCGCTGGTAGATGTTTTCAATCTGGCAAGTGCAGATATGGTCGATTTCCACCTTTCTGTGGTCTTTGAAGCTCTTCATTCAGAAAGAAACTACCTCAGAATCCAA GATGATACGTTAAGTGGGACGTTGGCAGCGGTTGACGTATCCACAGAGGAAAACTTGAAGAATTTGATAGAAGTGGGCCGAGGATTGTTGAAGAAACCAGTTTCGCGGATGAATATGGAAACCGGTCAATTCGAGCCTGTTCAAAATGGTAACACCAATGAGGAAGCTCTCAAAAT GCTTGCAAAAATGCTGTCAGATGAGATGAACCTTCGTCGGTCGAAATATTATGGCACGGAAGGATCCACGGAGTAA